The DNA window ataaataaataacaaaaaaaaaaaaagaaaggaaaaaggaaagcaaaaaattaatgaaaaaagaaaagagagagagagagagaaagagagagaaaattcgttCGATGTTCATGCGCAAGCGTTCATCGGTTAATCCATTTCTATACAAGCGCCCGAAGCGTCGTAAAAGTGAGTTAACCTCAATATCATACCTCCCACCATACTGTCGCAATGCGGATCACGagttctttccctctcttatAAATTTTGTCCGAAGATCTATGTTTGTGTGTTCTCTGCTGACCTTCATTCATTTCCTTTGCGAGTACATAATGGCCAACGCTAAAGAACGTACCTTCATCATGATTAAACCCGATGGAGTCCAACGTGGACTCGTCGGGAAAATCATTCAACGTTTCGAGGAAAAGGGTTACAAACTTGTAGCCCTTAAGATGGTTTGGGTAAGTTTAATTGGATTTGTGTGCCCTCTTAATTACATTTTGAAAGCGCAGAATCCGTTCTCTGATTCTCCACGTGGACACCGGCATTTTTATCCgattgactttttctttttttatcattgagaATAATTAACGTTTATATAACGTCGAAAGCACGAAATAAAGTagatattttatgaattttaaatctaattaaaaaaaaattagactcgattatattgttgttctttatatgtataaaattatatacatatatatataatatcaatatgtgCCAATATATGCCAACTTTTCAAATAGATATGcgttacaatatatattatctaatgCTTGATTATTCAACATTGGttagatatttaatttgataattgttttttccttttctattagCCTACCGAAGAGCTTTTAAAGAATCATTATTCCGATCTATCGTCCAAACCTTTCTTTCCTGGTCTTGTAAAATATATGAGCTCTGGACCAGTTGTACCTATggtaaataattgataaaatgtttaaaatatt is part of the Vespa crabro chromosome 8, iyVesCrab1.2, whole genome shotgun sequence genome and encodes:
- the LOC124425836 gene encoding nucleoside diphosphate kinase, whose product is MFVCSLLTFIHFLCEYIMANAKERTFIMIKPDGVQRGLVGKIIQRFEEKGYKLVALKMVWPTEELLKNHYSDLSSKPFFPGLVKYMSSGPVVPMVWEGLNAVKTGRVMLGETDPKNSAPGTIRGDFCLQVGRNIIHGSDSVESADKEIKLWFGNTEKDSLIDWASWAEKWIYE